In Arthrobacter sp. MN05-02, one genomic interval encodes:
- a CDS encoding ABC transporter, with amino-acid sequence MSTTPSGPPVISAQQLSKHYGDFRAVDGISFDVPAGESFGLLGPNGAGKSTTMRMIGGVSQRTSGELTIMGLDPEEHGPEVRAHLGVVPQQDNLDEELRVRDNLLVYGRYFGLPMSYLKPKADELLEFAQLTDKAAAKVDALSGGMKRRLTIARSLINEPKILLLDEPTTGLDPQARHILWDRLFRLKESGVTLILTTHYMDEAEQLCDRLVVVDKGRIMAEGSPAQLIREHSTREVLELRFGSERNTTVAAELHGIGERLEPLPDRVLIYANDGEAALEQVTSRGLRPITSLVRRSSLEDVFLRLTGRSLVD; translated from the coding sequence GTGTCGACGACCCCCTCCGGACCACCGGTCATCTCCGCCCAGCAGCTCAGCAAGCACTACGGTGACTTCCGGGCGGTGGACGGCATCTCCTTCGACGTCCCTGCGGGCGAGTCGTTCGGCCTGCTGGGACCGAACGGCGCCGGCAAGTCCACGACGATGCGGATGATCGGCGGTGTCTCGCAGCGGACCTCGGGTGAACTCACCATCATGGGCCTCGACCCGGAGGAACACGGTCCGGAGGTTCGCGCGCACCTCGGTGTGGTGCCGCAGCAGGACAACCTCGACGAGGAACTGCGGGTGCGCGACAACCTGCTCGTCTACGGTCGGTACTTCGGCCTGCCGATGAGCTACCTCAAGCCCAAGGCCGATGAGCTGCTCGAGTTCGCGCAGCTCACGGACAAGGCCGCGGCCAAGGTGGATGCGCTGTCGGGTGGCATGAAGCGGCGCCTGACCATCGCCCGCTCGCTGATCAACGAGCCGAAGATCCTGCTGCTGGACGAGCCCACGACCGGTCTGGATCCGCAGGCACGCCACATCCTGTGGGACCGCCTGTTCCGGCTCAAGGAGTCGGGCGTGACACTGATCCTCACCACGCACTACATGGACGAGGCGGAGCAGCTCTGCGACCGCCTGGTCGTCGTCGACAAGGGCCGGATCATGGCCGAGGGGTCGCCGGCGCAGCTCATCCGCGAACACTCGACCCGGGAGGTCCTCGAACTGCGGTTCGGGTCCGAACGCAACACCACCGTGGCGGCCGAGCTGCACGGCATCGGGGAGCGCCTCGAACCGCTGCCGGACCGGGTGCTCATCTACGCGAACGACGGCGAAGCGGCGCTGGAGCAGGTGACCTCGCGCGGGCTCCGGCCGATCACGTCGCTCGTCCGGCGCTCGTCGCTCGAGGACGTCTTCCTGCGCCTCACCGGGAGGAGCCTCGTTGACTGA
- the glyA gene encoding serine hydroxymethyltransferase, with protein MTTSPTAPSQAAADSVTNAPLSEVDPEIAAVLRDELARQRDTLEMIASENFAPRAVLEAQGSVLTNKYAEGYPGRRYYGGCEHVDVAENLAIERVKALFGAEFANVQPHSGAQANAAALAAMIKPGDKIMGLSLAHGGHLTHGMKLNFSGKLYEVAAYGVEEDTHRLDMERVREQALAEKPQVIIAGWSAYPRQLDFAGFRSIADEVGALLWTDMAHFAGLVAAGVHPSPVPHSDVVTSTVHKTLAGPRSGVILAKQEWAKKLNSSVFPGQQGGPLMHVIAGKATAFKIAGSPEFKERQERVLEGARIIAERLTGADVAEHGVSVLTGGTDVHLVLVDLRNSSLDGQQAEDVLHSVGITVNRNAVPFDPRPPMVTSGLRIGTPALATRGFGAAEFTEVGEIIAAALKPSPDVEALRARVSALAADFPLYPGQEEW; from the coding sequence ATGACCACTTCGCCCACGGCTCCATCCCAGGCTGCCGCAGATTCCGTCACCAACGCGCCCCTGTCCGAGGTGGACCCGGAGATCGCCGCCGTTCTGCGGGACGAACTCGCACGTCAGCGGGACACCCTCGAGATGATCGCCTCGGAGAACTTCGCGCCGCGCGCGGTCCTCGAGGCGCAGGGCAGCGTACTGACCAACAAGTACGCGGAGGGCTACCCCGGGCGCCGGTACTACGGCGGCTGCGAGCACGTCGACGTCGCGGAGAACCTCGCGATCGAGCGGGTCAAGGCCCTGTTCGGCGCGGAATTCGCGAACGTGCAGCCTCACTCGGGAGCGCAGGCCAACGCCGCCGCCCTCGCCGCCATGATCAAGCCGGGCGACAAGATCATGGGCCTGTCCCTCGCGCACGGCGGACACCTGACGCACGGCATGAAGCTGAACTTCTCCGGCAAGCTGTACGAGGTCGCGGCCTACGGCGTCGAGGAGGACACCCACCGCCTCGACATGGAGCGCGTGCGCGAGCAGGCGCTCGCCGAGAAGCCCCAGGTCATCATCGCCGGCTGGTCGGCCTACCCGCGCCAGCTCGACTTCGCGGGCTTCCGCTCCATCGCCGACGAGGTCGGCGCGCTCCTGTGGACCGACATGGCGCACTTCGCGGGCCTCGTGGCCGCGGGCGTCCACCCGAGCCCGGTGCCGCACTCCGACGTCGTCACGTCCACGGTGCACAAGACACTCGCCGGCCCGCGCTCCGGCGTGATCCTGGCCAAGCAGGAATGGGCCAAGAAGCTGAACTCGAGCGTCTTCCCCGGCCAGCAGGGCGGCCCGCTCATGCACGTGATCGCCGGAAAGGCGACGGCCTTCAAGATCGCCGGTTCGCCCGAGTTCAAGGAGCGCCAGGAACGCGTCCTCGAGGGTGCCCGCATCATCGCCGAGCGCCTCACCGGGGCCGACGTCGCCGAGCACGGCGTCTCGGTCCTCACCGGCGGAACCGACGTCCACCTCGTCCTCGTGGACCTCCGCAACTCCTCCCTCGACGGCCAGCAGGCGGAGGACGTCCTGCACTCCGTCGGTATCACGGTCAACCGCAACGCCGTCCCGTTCGATCCGCGTCCGCCGATGGTGACCTCCGGCCTGCGCATCGGCACCCCGGCGCTCGCGACCCGCGGCTTCGGCGCCGCCGAGTTCACCGAGGTCGGGGAGATCATCGCTGCCGCCCTGAAGCCGTCGCCCGATGTCGAGGCGCTGCGCGCCCGCGTCTCCGCACTCGCGGCGGACTTCCCGCTCTACCCGGGCCAGGAGGAGTGGTAG
- a CDS encoding transcriptional regulator codes for MPADPSSTARTSLSAPLPKPGSQTALREQNQQRVIAALMSGGPQTQAELSRQTGLSTATVSNIVKVMASTGVVSTAPTTSSGRRALSVILNDNGQVAAGIDIGRRHLRVVLASPNYRVVQEAAVSLPLGHSAVDGLTAASDLLDALLENGGIGRRSLLGAGIGIPGPIDRRTGTVVQGAILPEWVGINIHETFSERLQVPVFIDNDANLGALAQVTWGPHSAVENLMFMKVGSGIGSGLVLNGSLYYGNVGVTGELGHTTINEHGVICRCGNRGCLETVASTSTMIELLGRGSNETVDTQRIIDWALAGDTAALRVIDDAGVAIGRALAHTANLINPETIVIGGPLTSLGDILLEPVRRGLARHAVPIVGETTSVCMSSLGDRAEALGAAAVVLAQPGFSPALASSA; via the coding sequence ATGCCCGCAGATCCCTCCTCGACGGCGAGGACAAGCCTGAGCGCCCCGCTCCCGAAGCCGGGCTCGCAGACCGCGCTGCGTGAGCAGAACCAGCAGCGGGTCATCGCGGCCCTGATGAGCGGCGGACCCCAGACGCAGGCGGAGCTGTCGCGGCAGACCGGCCTGTCCACGGCGACGGTCTCCAACATCGTCAAGGTGATGGCCTCGACCGGTGTCGTCAGCACGGCTCCGACCACCAGTTCCGGCCGGCGGGCGCTCTCGGTGATCCTCAACGACAACGGCCAGGTGGCTGCGGGCATCGACATCGGCCGGCGCCACCTCCGCGTCGTGCTCGCCAGCCCGAACTACCGGGTCGTCCAGGAGGCGGCCGTCAGCCTTCCCCTCGGCCACAGCGCGGTGGACGGACTGACCGCCGCGTCGGACCTCCTCGACGCCCTGCTCGAGAACGGCGGGATCGGCCGCAGGTCCCTCCTCGGTGCGGGCATCGGCATCCCGGGCCCCATCGACCGCAGGACGGGCACGGTGGTGCAGGGCGCCATCCTGCCCGAGTGGGTGGGGATCAACATCCACGAGACGTTCAGCGAGCGGCTGCAGGTCCCCGTCTTCATCGACAACGACGCGAACCTCGGCGCTCTCGCACAGGTCACCTGGGGTCCGCACAGCGCCGTCGAGAACCTGATGTTCATGAAGGTCGGATCGGGCATCGGCTCCGGTCTGGTCCTCAACGGATCCCTGTACTACGGCAACGTCGGCGTCACGGGGGAACTGGGCCACACCACCATCAACGAGCACGGCGTCATCTGCCGCTGCGGCAACCGCGGCTGCCTCGAGACGGTCGCCTCCACCTCGACGATGATCGAACTGCTCGGCCGGGGCAGCAACGAGACCGTCGACACGCAGCGCATCATCGACTGGGCACTCGCCGGCGACACGGCGGCGCTGCGGGTGATCGACGACGCCGGCGTCGCCATCGGTCGGGCACTGGCCCACACGGCCAACCTCATCAACCCGGAGACGATCGTCATCGGCGGCCCGCTGACCAGTCTCGGCGACATCCTGCTCGAGCCGGTCCGCCGCGGGCTGGCGCGCCATGCCGTGCCGATCGTCGGCGAGACCACGAGTGTCTGCATGTCCTCCCTGGGTGACCGCGCCGAGGCACTCGGTGCCGCAGCCGTCGTCCTGGCCCAGCCGGGGTTCTCCCCCGCCCTGGCGAGTTCTGCCTAA
- a CDS encoding xylose ABC transporter ATP-binding protein codes for MNNHTILEMRSITKEFPGVKALSDVSLEVRAGEIHAICGENGAGKSTLMKVLSGLYPYGDYSGDIVFQGEEVQFRDIRSSEAAGIVIIHQELALIPELSIAENIFLGNEPTRFGVIDWDYVNRTTLELMARVGLSEEPTTKVKDIGVGKQQLVEIAKALNKSVKLLILDEPTAALNESDSQHLLDLMAGLRSKGISCIMISHKLNEIEQIADSITIIRDGKSIETLHVKDDGVDEDRIIRGMVGRSLESRFPDHTPKIGETFFEVRNWTVGHPSVADRLVCKNSSFHVRRGEIVGFAGLMGAGRTELARSVFGRSYGNFKSGQILINGREVTLRSVPQAIDAGLAYVTEDRKSLGLNLLDDIKTTTVSADLKKITNGLVVDKDEEFRVAEEYRKSLRTKTPSVNEGVAKLSGGNQQKVVLAKWMFTDPELLILDEPTRGIDVGAKYEIYGIIQKLADQGKGVIVISSELPELLGLSDRIYTIFEGAITGEVTREDANQESLMKLMTASRKSA; via the coding sequence ATGAATAACCACACCATCCTTGAGATGCGTTCCATCACCAAGGAGTTCCCGGGAGTCAAGGCCCTCTCCGACGTGTCGCTGGAGGTCCGCGCAGGCGAGATCCACGCCATCTGCGGCGAGAACGGTGCCGGCAAGTCCACGCTCATGAAGGTCCTCTCGGGGCTCTACCCCTACGGCGACTACTCGGGCGACATCGTCTTCCAGGGCGAGGAGGTCCAGTTCAGGGACATCCGCTCCAGCGAGGCCGCGGGCATCGTCATCATCCACCAGGAGCTGGCCCTGATCCCCGAGCTCTCGATCGCCGAGAACATCTTCCTCGGCAACGAGCCCACCCGCTTCGGCGTGATCGACTGGGACTACGTCAACCGGACCACGCTGGAGCTCATGGCCCGCGTGGGCCTGAGCGAGGAACCCACCACCAAGGTCAAGGACATCGGCGTCGGCAAGCAGCAGCTGGTCGAGATCGCCAAGGCCCTGAACAAGTCCGTGAAGCTCCTCATCCTCGACGAGCCCACCGCGGCCCTGAACGAGTCCGACTCCCAGCACCTCCTCGACCTGATGGCGGGACTGCGCTCCAAGGGCATCTCGTGCATCATGATCTCCCACAAGCTCAACGAGATCGAGCAGATCGCCGATTCGATCACCATCATCCGTGACGGCAAGTCGATCGAGACGCTGCACGTCAAGGATGACGGCGTCGACGAGGACCGCATCATCCGCGGCATGGTGGGCCGGTCACTCGAATCCCGCTTCCCGGACCACACCCCGAAGATCGGTGAGACCTTCTTCGAGGTCCGCAACTGGACCGTCGGCCATCCCTCGGTGGCCGATCGCCTGGTCTGCAAGAACTCCAGCTTCCATGTCCGCCGCGGCGAGATCGTCGGGTTCGCGGGTCTCATGGGCGCGGGACGCACGGAGCTCGCCCGCTCCGTCTTCGGGCGCTCCTACGGCAACTTCAAGTCCGGGCAGATCCTCATCAACGGCAGGGAGGTCACGCTGCGCTCTGTCCCTCAGGCGATCGACGCCGGGCTCGCCTATGTGACCGAGGACCGCAAGTCCCTCGGGCTGAACCTGCTCGACGACATCAAGACCACCACCGTGTCCGCCGACCTGAAGAAGATCACCAACGGCCTCGTCGTCGACAAGGACGAGGAGTTCCGCGTCGCCGAGGAGTACCGGAAGTCGCTGCGCACCAAGACGCCGAGCGTCAACGAGGGCGTCGCCAAGCTCTCGGGCGGCAACCAGCAGAAGGTGGTCCTCGCAAAGTGGATGTTCACCGACCCCGAGCTGCTCATCCTCGACGAACCCACCCGCGGTATCGACGTCGGGGCGAAGTACGAGATCTACGGCATCATCCAGAAACTCGCGGACCAGGGCAAGGGCGTGATCGTCATCTCCTCGGAGCTGCCCGAACTGCTCGGCCTCTCTGACCGGATCTACACCATCTTCGAAGGCGCGATCACGGGAGAAGTGACCCGCGAGGACGCGAACCAGGAATCCCTGATGAAACTCATGACCGCCAGCAGGAAATCTGCCTGA
- a CDS encoding oxidoreductase: MLGSAHQVSEGGEPRRVRALVIGAGQAGLSSAYHLRRRGLEPHRDFVVLDANPAPGGAWLHRWPALTFDAAHALHDLPGLPLGTPDPEEPASQVVHRYYGAFEREFGLPVIRPVTVLRVESADDAPGGGADAVPLRAETTGGAWIADVVINATGTWDRPYWPYYPGRDLFAGRQLHTHDYRSAAEFEGRRVLVVGGGTSAVQFLLQLHEAGAHPLWSTRRPPTFTRRPFDPEWGREVEAEVDARTRAGLPPASVVSVTGLSLTAQYQAGIDAGILVSRGLLARLREHSAVFADGSEEPVDVVLWATGFRAALDHLAPLRLREPGGGIRMDGVHVLREPRLLLVGYGASASTLGASRAGRAAAAAAVGALRSIASHEGAAGNLA; the protein is encoded by the coding sequence ATGCTCGGATCGGCTCACCAGGTATCGGAGGGCGGGGAACCCCGCAGGGTGCGCGCCCTCGTGATCGGCGCGGGCCAGGCGGGGCTGAGCAGCGCCTACCACCTGCGCCGCCGTGGGCTCGAACCGCACCGCGACTTCGTGGTCCTCGATGCGAATCCCGCGCCGGGTGGTGCCTGGCTGCATCGCTGGCCCGCCCTGACCTTCGACGCCGCCCACGCCCTCCACGACCTGCCCGGCCTCCCGCTCGGCACGCCCGACCCCGAGGAGCCCGCCTCGCAGGTGGTCCATCGCTACTACGGGGCCTTCGAGCGGGAGTTCGGGCTGCCGGTCATCCGGCCGGTGACCGTGCTCCGCGTCGAGTCGGCCGATGACGCGCCCGGCGGTGGCGCGGACGCCGTCCCGCTGAGGGCCGAGACGACGGGTGGTGCATGGATCGCGGACGTCGTCATCAACGCGACGGGAACCTGGGACCGCCCGTACTGGCCCTACTACCCCGGCCGGGACCTCTTCGCGGGCCGCCAGCTGCACACGCACGACTACCGGTCGGCCGCCGAGTTCGAGGGCCGGCGCGTCCTCGTGGTGGGCGGCGGGACGTCCGCCGTGCAGTTCCTGCTCCAGCTCCACGAGGCCGGCGCCCATCCCCTGTGGTCCACCCGCCGCCCGCCGACCTTCACGCGCCGGCCGTTCGATCCGGAGTGGGGCAGGGAGGTCGAGGCCGAGGTCGATGCCCGCACGAGAGCCGGGCTCCCGCCGGCCAGCGTGGTGTCCGTGACCGGGTTGTCCCTCACCGCGCAGTACCAGGCGGGGATCGACGCCGGCATCCTCGTGTCGCGGGGACTCCTGGCCCGGCTCCGGGAGCACTCCGCCGTGTTCGCCGACGGATCGGAGGAGCCCGTCGACGTCGTCCTGTGGGCCACCGGATTCCGGGCCGCGCTGGACCATCTGGCTCCGCTCCGCCTCCGCGAGCCCGGCGGCGGCATCCGGATGGACGGCGTCCACGTGCTGAGGGAGCCGCGACTCCTGCTCGTCGGCTACGGGGCGTCGGCATCGACCCTCGGCGCCTCCCGCGCGGGCCGCGCCGCTGCGGCAGCCGCGGTCGGCGCCCTCCGAAGCATCGCGTCACACGAGGGGGCTGCCGGTAATCTGGCGTAG
- the folD gene encoding bifunctional protein FolD, translated as MNNARILDGKATAARIKEELTERVSALRERGVTPGLGTVLVGNDPGSSSYVAGKHRDCAQVGITSVRRDLPDTISQEELEAVLDELNADDATTGYIVQLPLPAHIDTNAILERIDPAKDADGLHPTNLGRLVLNVNAPMDSPLPCTPHGIVELLLRHDVALEGLDVLVVGRGVTVGRPLGLLLTRKQINATVTLAHTGTVDLADHLGRADVVVAAAGIPHMISAGQLKPGAIVLDVGVSRVEDPDTGKAKLTGDVDPEAASVASWLSPNPGGVGPMTRAMLLTNVVEAAERQAARA; from the coding sequence ATGAACAACGCCCGCATCCTGGACGGCAAGGCGACAGCCGCACGCATCAAGGAGGAACTGACCGAGCGCGTGAGCGCCCTGCGCGAGCGCGGGGTGACGCCGGGCCTCGGGACGGTGCTGGTCGGGAACGATCCCGGCAGCTCCTCCTATGTGGCCGGCAAGCACCGTGACTGCGCGCAGGTGGGCATCACCTCGGTGCGGCGCGACCTGCCGGACACCATCTCGCAGGAGGAGCTCGAGGCCGTCCTCGACGAGCTGAACGCCGACGACGCCACCACCGGCTACATCGTGCAGCTCCCACTGCCCGCGCACATCGACACGAATGCCATCCTGGAGCGCATCGATCCGGCGAAGGACGCCGACGGCCTGCACCCGACCAACCTCGGCAGGCTCGTCCTCAACGTCAACGCGCCGATGGACTCACCGCTGCCCTGCACCCCGCACGGCATCGTCGAACTCCTGCTCCGGCACGACGTGGCGCTCGAGGGGCTGGACGTCCTCGTCGTCGGACGCGGCGTGACGGTCGGCCGCCCGCTGGGCCTGCTGCTCACGCGCAAGCAGATCAACGCGACCGTGACCCTCGCGCACACCGGGACCGTCGACCTCGCCGATCACCTCGGCCGGGCCGACGTCGTCGTCGCCGCGGCCGGGATCCCGCACATGATCTCCGCCGGGCAGCTCAAGCCCGGCGCCATCGTGCTCGACGTCGGCGTCAGTCGCGTCGAGGACCCGGACACCGGGAAGGCGAAGCTCACCGGCGACGTCGACCCGGAGGCGGCGTCGGTGGCGAGCTGGCTCTCGCCCAACCCCGGGGGAGTGGGGCCGATGACCCGCGCGATGCTGCTCACGAACGTCGTGGAGGCCGCCGAGCGTCAGGCGGCCCGGGCCTAG
- the chvE_1 gene encoding sugar ABC transporter substrate-binding protein, translating to MRKFAKSVAAIAAISALALTGCGREEAAPATEGGESAASGFEAGSAIGVALPQKTSENWVLAEQLFNDGLTEAGYEPDVQFANGGVAEQQNQISSMITNGVKVLVVGAIDGAQLGTQLAQAKEAGITVIAYDRLLLNTDAVDYYVAYDNFKVGELQGQALLDGMKAAKPEGPYNVELFAGSPDDANAKVFFDGAMSILQPEIDNGNLVVVSGQETFEQAVTQGWKAENAQKRMDTLLSGSYGTEELDGVLSPNDTLARAILTSVEGAGKTLPVVTGQDSEVESVKSIMEGKQYSTINKDTRALVEHAIEMVNGLQAGEELEINDPDSYENGVKTVPAYLLEPQIVTKDNAAEAYADDPTLSALTK from the coding sequence ATGCGTAAATTCGCAAAGTCCGTCGCGGCCATCGCTGCGATATCAGCACTGGCGCTGACAGGATGCGGCCGCGAAGAGGCGGCCCCCGCGACCGAGGGCGGCGAATCTGCAGCCTCCGGTTTCGAGGCGGGGTCGGCCATCGGCGTCGCACTCCCGCAGAAGACGTCGGAGAACTGGGTCCTCGCGGAGCAGCTCTTCAACGACGGCCTGACCGAGGCCGGCTACGAGCCGGACGTACAGTTCGCGAACGGCGGCGTCGCCGAGCAGCAGAACCAGATCAGCTCCATGATCACCAACGGCGTGAAGGTCCTCGTCGTCGGCGCCATCGACGGCGCCCAGCTGGGCACCCAGCTCGCCCAGGCGAAGGAGGCCGGCATCACGGTCATCGCCTACGACCGCCTGCTCCTGAACACCGACGCCGTGGACTACTACGTGGCCTACGACAACTTCAAGGTCGGCGAGCTGCAGGGCCAGGCCCTCCTCGACGGCATGAAGGCCGCCAAGCCCGAGGGCCCCTACAACGTCGAGCTGTTCGCCGGATCGCCCGACGACGCCAACGCGAAGGTCTTCTTCGACGGCGCCATGAGCATCCTCCAGCCCGAGATCGACAACGGCAACCTCGTCGTCGTCTCGGGTCAGGAGACCTTCGAGCAGGCCGTGACCCAGGGCTGGAAGGCCGAGAACGCCCAGAAGCGCATGGACACGCTGCTCTCGGGCAGCTACGGCACCGAGGAGCTCGACGGCGTCCTCTCCCCCAACGACACGCTGGCCCGCGCCATCCTGACCTCGGTCGAGGGTGCAGGCAAGACCCTTCCCGTCGTGACCGGCCAGGACTCCGAGGTCGAGTCCGTGAAGTCCATCATGGAGGGCAAGCAGTACTCCACGATCAACAAGGACACCCGTGCCCTCGTCGAGCACGCCATCGAGATGGTGAACGGCCTGCAGGCCGGCGAGGAACTCGAGATCAATGATCCCGACTCCTACGAGAACGGCGTGAAGACCGTTCCCGCCTACCTCCTCGAGCCGCAGATCGTCACCAAGGACAACGC
- a CDS encoding gamma carbonic anhydrase family protein — translation MAHLIPFRGNSPDVSDSAFTAPTASLIGEVVLGPFASVFYGAVVRADTAPIRIGEGTNLQDNVVVHADPGYPAHIGDRVSVGHSAVVHGCTVEDDCLIGMGATVLNGAVIGSGSLVAAGAVVLEGTIVPPRSLVAGVPGKVRRQLDDAEVDAVKANAERYRSLAQEHRAALTS, via the coding sequence ATGGCACACCTGATCCCCTTCCGGGGCAATTCCCCCGACGTCAGCGATTCGGCATTCACCGCCCCGACGGCCTCCCTCATCGGCGAGGTGGTGCTCGGGCCCTTCGCCAGCGTGTTCTACGGCGCCGTCGTGCGGGCGGACACCGCGCCCATCCGGATCGGCGAGGGCACGAACCTGCAGGACAACGTGGTGGTCCACGCCGACCCCGGGTACCCCGCGCACATCGGCGACCGCGTGAGCGTGGGGCACTCCGCCGTCGTGCACGGCTGCACCGTCGAGGACGACTGCCTCATCGGCATGGGAGCCACGGTCCTGAACGGGGCCGTGATCGGCTCCGGCTCCCTCGTCGCCGCGGGTGCCGTCGTGCTCGAGGGGACGATCGTGCCCCCGCGCTCCCTCGTCGCCGGCGTCCCGGGGAAGGTGCGCCGGCAACTCGACGACGCCGAGGTCGACGCCGTGAAGGCCAACGCCGAACGCTACCGCTCCCTCGCGCAGGAGCACCGTGCCGCGTTAACTTCTTGA
- the purU gene encoding formyltetrahydrofolate deformylase: MTIPETSRSYSLTLSCPDRPGIVHAVSGALVGVGANITESQQYGSPDTGTFFMRVALATDAPEQELRSALEPVAAEFGMEWALAESDRRTRTLILVSRAAHCLNDLLFQHRSGTLPIDIPVIVSNHRDLEDLAAFYGIEFHHIPVTPDTKAEAEAELRALMDRHDIELVVLARYMQILSDELCEDLLGRAINIHHSFLPSFKGARPYHQAHARGVKLIGATAHYVTGALDEGPIIEQEVIRVDHARTAGQLASIGRELEGRALVQAVQWHAERRVLLDGRRTIVFN; this comes from the coding sequence GTGACCATCCCCGAGACCTCCCGTTCCTATTCGCTGACGCTCTCGTGCCCCGACCGGCCCGGTATCGTCCACGCCGTGTCCGGCGCCCTGGTCGGCGTGGGTGCCAACATCACCGAGTCCCAGCAGTACGGGAGCCCGGACACGGGCACCTTCTTCATGCGGGTGGCACTCGCCACGGATGCGCCGGAGCAGGAGCTCCGCTCGGCCCTCGAACCCGTCGCGGCGGAGTTCGGGATGGAGTGGGCGCTCGCGGAGTCCGACCGGCGGACGCGCACGCTCATCCTGGTCTCGAGGGCGGCGCACTGCCTCAACGACCTCCTGTTCCAGCACCGCTCCGGGACCCTGCCCATCGACATCCCGGTCATCGTGTCCAACCACCGTGACCTCGAGGACCTCGCCGCCTTCTACGGGATCGAGTTCCACCACATCCCGGTGACACCCGACACCAAGGCGGAGGCCGAGGCCGAACTGCGCGCCCTGATGGACCGGCACGACATCGAACTCGTGGTGCTCGCCCGCTACATGCAGATCCTCAGTGACGAGCTCTGCGAGGACCTGCTCGGCCGCGCCATCAACATCCACCACTCGTTCCTGCCGTCCTTCAAGGGGGCCCGGCCGTACCACCAGGCCCACGCCCGAGGAGTGAAACTGATCGGCGCCACAGCCCACTACGTCACCGGCGCACTCGACGAGGGACCGATCATCGAGCAGGAGGTCATCCGCGTGGACCACGCGCGGACGGCCGGGCAGCTGGCGTCGATCGGTCGCGAACTCGAGGGCAGGGCCCTCGTCCAGGCCGTGCAGTGGCACGCCGAGCGCCGCGTCCTGCTCGACGGACGCCGCACCATCGTCTTCAACTGA
- a CDS encoding ABC transporter permease — MNSLKQIFGGNTRQFGMIFALVALVVFFQWRTGGKTLTSVNMMNLFNGNSYILILAIGMVLVIIAGHIDLSVGSVAAFVGIVVAIAMRDWGIPWYLGVLLGLVLGAVIGIWQGFWVAYVGIPAFIVTLAGMLLFRGANQSVGNSLTVPVPEGFRYLGAGYLPEVGPTTGYNNLTLLIGFALVAFVIYSEFRGRRKLERIKAEVPPLWVPVTKVVLLSAVILYATYLFATGRPGTSFPVPGLILGVLVIIYAFISNKTILGRHVYAVGGNRHAAELSGVQSKRVNFMVMMNMSILAALAGMIFVGRSTASGPSDGVGWELDAIAAVFIGGAAVTGGVGTVVGSIIGGLVMAVLNNGLQLLGAGADDTQIIKGIVLLVAVAFDVYNKSQGKPSIIGLLTRNFGGGGGGAKAGTPDPRPAPTEQAVGTKEVISHDV; from the coding sequence ATGAACTCCCTCAAACAAATCTTCGGCGGGAACACCCGCCAGTTCGGGATGATCTTCGCCCTGGTCGCGCTTGTCGTGTTCTTCCAGTGGCGCACGGGCGGCAAGACGCTCACGTCCGTGAACATGATGAACCTCTTCAACGGCAACTCCTACATCCTGATCCTGGCGATCGGCATGGTCCTGGTGATCATCGCCGGGCACATCGACCTCTCGGTCGGTTCCGTCGCGGCATTCGTCGGCATCGTCGTCGCGATCGCGATGCGCGACTGGGGCATCCCCTGGTACCTCGGCGTGCTCCTGGGCCTCGTCCTCGGCGCGGTGATCGGGATCTGGCAGGGATTCTGGGTCGCCTACGTGGGCATCCCGGCGTTCATCGTCACGCTCGCCGGCATGCTGCTGTTCCGAGGCGCCAACCAGTCGGTCGGCAACTCCCTCACCGTCCCGGTGCCCGAGGGCTTCCGCTACCTCGGCGCGGGCTACCTCCCGGAGGTGGGCCCCACCACCGGCTACAACAACCTGACCCTGCTGATCGGCTTCGCCCTCGTGGCGTTCGTGATCTACAGCGAGTTCCGCGGCCGCCGCAAGCTCGAGAGGATCAAGGCCGAGGTCCCACCCCTGTGGGTCCCCGTCACCAAGGTCGTCCTGCTGTCGGCCGTCATCCTCTACGCGACGTACCTGTTCGCGACCGGCCGCCCCGGCACGTCCTTCCCCGTCCCCGGCCTGATCCTCGGCGTCCTCGTGATCATCTACGCGTTCATCTCGAACAAGACGATCCTCGGACGCCACGTCTACGCCGTCGGCGGCAACCGCCACGCGGCCGAACTCTCCGGTGTGCAGAGCAAGCGCGTGAACTTCATGGTCATGATGAACATGTCCATCCTCGCCGCCCTCGCCGGCATGATCTTCGTCGGCCGCTCCACGGCGTCCGGCCCGTCCGACGGCGTCGGCTGGGAACTCGACGCCATCGCGGCCGTGTTCATCGGCGGCGCCGCCGTCACCGGTGGCGTCGGGACCGTGGTCGGATCCATTATCGGCGGCCTCGTCATGGCCGTCCTCAACAACGGACTCCAGCTGCTCGGCGCAGGCGCCGACGACACCCAGATCATCAAGGGCATCGTCCTCCTCGTCGCCGTCGCCTTCGACGTCTACAACAAGAGCCAGGGCAAGCCGTCCATCATCGGCCTGCTCACCAGGAACTTCGGCGGAGGTGGCGGCGGCGCGAAGGCCGGCACCCCCGATCCCCGGCCTGCTCCCACGGAACAGGCCGTCGGAACGAAGGAAGTCATCTCCCACGACGTCTAG